The Rhizobium sp. CCGE531 genomic sequence TATCGGCGAAGGCGGTATTGAATCGCCCGTCCTCAAATCCAATATCCCAGCAAGTTTCATGCATATCGGCGAAAGCCGCTTCGGCGATGATCGCTGCGACGAATTTGAAAGAGGTCTTTGATGTTTACCGGAATTGTCACCGACGTCGGCACGGTCGAATCCATTGCTCCCTTGAAGGAAGGCATCAAGCTGCGTGTTGCCACCAATTACGATCCTGCGACGATCGACATGGGCGCCTCGATTTCACATGCCGGCGTTTGCCTGACGGTCACCGGACTGCCGGAAGAGGGCAGCAACGGACGCTGGTTCGAGGTCGAGGCCTGGGAAGAGGCGCTGCGCCTGACGACCATCGGCGCCTGGGAAACCGGAGCCAAGATCAATCTGGAACGTTCCCTCAAGATTGGTGACGAGCTCGGCGGCCACATCGTTTCCGGCCATATCGATGGCAAGGCGGAAATCCTCTCGGTCACTGCCGAGGGCGATGCGA encodes the following:
- a CDS encoding riboflavin synthase, which gives rise to MFTGIVTDVGTVESIAPLKEGIKLRVATNYDPATIDMGASISHAGVCLTVTGLPEEGSNGRWFEVEAWEEALRLTTIGAWETGAKINLERSLKIGDELGGHIVSGHIDGKAEILSVTAEGDATRFRLRAPEHLARFVAPKGSVALDGTSLTVNAVEGTEFDVLLIRHSLEVTTWGERKAGDFVNFEVDTMARYAARLAEFPVVREA